A section of the Solitalea canadensis DSM 3403 genome encodes:
- a CDS encoding SusC/RagA family TonB-linked outer membrane protein — MRKFLLAVMLTASLIVSFQSFIFAQNLTITGSVSDEKGLPLPGATVLVKNTKTATATDVNGRFTIKAAPNSILVFTFLGMEEKQVTIGSQTTINISLNPATKKLDEVVVIGYGTLRRANVTSSIASVSEKELKNVPVAGIDQAIQGKVSGVTVTSNSGQPGGGVSVRVRGISTVNGNEPLYVIDGVPVDATSKTTLSQDFLGGGGGQTGQSVLATINPADIASIDILKDASAQAIYGSRGAYGVVLINTKKGRQGQGKVTYDTYYGIQTIPKKLDVMNLNQYAQYSNSIVDEIRAVPGSYIDSVGEFRNPTLLGHGTDWQDEIYQSGAMNSHQLAFSGGAEKTSYYFSGGFLDQKGTLIGTGFKRYTLRANIDQQVKSWFKAGFSANLSRSNQTVGLTDAFDAVTSTVLYNTPVSPVRDAYGNFVQTTNIGVNSVALTNNPVMLTTMRNVESVATQALGSLYADLKIYKGITFRTEGNYNFNLTSGKAYQPFLKNSETGAVILSPSKLREQRNNSIYWAWKNYLNYDGTFGKHAVNAVAGYEAQESTYDYINANRNNLVLNLPSLNAGAKDDAQDIGAGAGAWSMASFFGRVGYTYDGKYSISATVRRDGSSTFGPDNRWGTFPAVSASWTATNEAFMKDIKYLDYLKLRIGYGKVGGQQVTGNNLYTSNINLIATAPFGGGGLPANVANPYLSWEAIETYNGGFDATLFNSKVELTVDLYKKISTQMLLPTQLPAFSGLGTAWNDIKTPVTNDGQMTNTGFDIGLTTYNIQKRDFIWKSILTFSHYKNVLNRLNNPTATIKGEYDEYGTRTLVALSQAGQPVGAFYGYVTDGLIRTEEDLHALDYGLAVGPGSLYYGDVKFKDLNNDGKIDDKDVTVIGNPNPKFTAGFTNNFNYKRFDLSVFLYASYGADIFNYTRRSTEAMNSPWNNQVATVLDRYSASNPNGTLPRYNQWHNNNLRISDRFIEDGSYLRIQNVSLGYNLPTNLLNKIKVASARVYFSAQNLYTFTNYSGYDPELGLVNTSVTFQNVDNGHYPVPRTYTIGANIEF; from the coding sequence ATGCGAAAATTTCTACTAGCAGTCATGCTTACCGCATCCCTGATTGTGAGTTTTCAGTCTTTCATATTCGCTCAGAACCTCACTATAACAGGTAGTGTTTCTGACGAAAAAGGCTTACCACTTCCGGGTGCCACAGTTTTGGTGAAAAATACCAAAACGGCTACCGCAACTGATGTAAACGGTAGGTTTACAATCAAAGCTGCCCCTAACTCAATACTTGTATTTACTTTCCTTGGAATGGAAGAGAAACAAGTAACAATAGGTAGTCAAACAACAATCAATATCAGCCTAAACCCCGCAACAAAAAAACTGGATGAAGTTGTAGTGATCGGTTACGGAACGCTAAGAAGAGCTAACGTAACATCTTCAATTGCTTCCGTTAGCGAAAAAGAACTTAAAAACGTACCGGTAGCCGGTATCGACCAGGCTATCCAGGGTAAAGTATCCGGTGTTACAGTTACAAGTAACAGTGGACAACCTGGTGGTGGTGTTTCGGTAAGGGTGCGTGGTATCAGTACCGTAAATGGTAATGAGCCGTTATATGTTATCGACGGTGTTCCCGTAGACGCTACCAGCAAAACTACCCTTTCTCAGGATTTCCTTGGCGGTGGTGGTGGTCAGACCGGACAAAGTGTGCTGGCTACGATAAACCCTGCGGATATTGCATCCATCGATATCTTAAAAGACGCATCTGCTCAGGCTATTTATGGTTCAAGAGGTGCTTATGGTGTTGTTTTAATCAATACCAAAAAAGGCCGTCAGGGCCAAGGTAAGGTTACTTACGATACTTATTATGGTATTCAAACCATTCCTAAAAAGTTAGATGTGATGAACCTGAATCAGTATGCGCAATATTCAAATTCAATTGTAGATGAGATAAGAGCTGTTCCGGGTAGTTATATTGATAGTGTTGGTGAGTTTAGAAATCCGACGTTATTAGGTCATGGTACCGACTGGCAAGATGAAATCTACCAAAGTGGTGCAATGAATAGCCATCAGTTGGCTTTCTCTGGAGGTGCTGAAAAAACTTCTTACTACTTTTCGGGTGGCTTTTTAGATCAAAAAGGTACACTTATCGGAACAGGCTTTAAAAGATATACATTGCGTGCAAACATCGATCAGCAAGTAAAAAGCTGGTTCAAAGCCGGTTTTAGTGCTAACTTATCGCGTAGCAATCAAACCGTTGGTTTAACCGATGCTTTTGACGCAGTAACAAGTACCGTATTGTATAACACGCCTGTATCTCCGGTTAGAGATGCATACGGAAACTTTGTGCAAACCACCAATATTGGGGTAAACTCGGTGGCGTTAACCAATAACCCTGTGATGTTGACTACTATGCGTAATGTAGAGTCGGTAGCAACTCAGGCTTTAGGTTCATTATACGCCGACTTAAAGATTTATAAAGGAATTACATTCAGAACAGAAGGTAACTATAACTTTAACCTTACAAGTGGTAAAGCTTATCAACCTTTCCTTAAGAATTCAGAAACAGGCGCAGTTATCTTAAGTCCGAGTAAATTAAGGGAACAAAGAAATAACAGCATTTACTGGGCATGGAAAAACTACCTGAACTATGATGGTACTTTTGGTAAGCATGCAGTTAATGCAGTTGCCGGTTACGAAGCGCAGGAGTCAACTTATGATTATATCAATGCCAACAGAAATAACCTGGTATTAAATCTTCCTTCATTAAATGCAGGAGCAAAAGATGATGCTCAGGATATTGGTGCCGGTGCAGGTGCTTGGAGTATGGCCTCATTCTTTGGTCGTGTGGGTTATACCTATGATGGTAAATACTCAATTAGCGCAACAGTAAGACGTGATGGTTCATCAACCTTTGGTCCGGATAACAGATGGGGTACATTCCCTGCAGTTTCTGCTTCATGGACCGCTACCAATGAAGCATTCATGAAAGATATCAAATACCTTGATTACTTAAAATTACGTATCGGTTATGGTAAAGTAGGTGGTCAGCAGGTAACGGGTAATAACTTATATACTTCAAATATTAACCTTATTGCGACAGCTCCATTTGGTGGAGGTGGTTTACCTGCAAATGTTGCCAATCCATACCTTTCATGGGAAGCCATTGAAACCTATAACGGAGGTTTTGATGCAACCCTGTTCAATAGTAAAGTGGAACTGACTGTAGATTTATACAAAAAGATTTCTACTCAAATGTTGCTTCCTACTCAGTTACCGGCCTTCTCAGGTTTGGGAACCGCATGGAATGATATTAAAACTCCAGTAACAAATGATGGTCAAATGACCAACACCGGTTTTGATATTGGATTAACCACTTACAACATCCAAAAAAGAGACTTTATCTGGAAATCTATTTTAACATTTAGCCATTATAAAAACGTTCTTAACCGTTTGAATAACCCAACCGCTACTATTAAAGGCGAGTATGATGAGTATGGAACCAGAACGCTGGTTGCATTAAGCCAGGCCGGACAACCGGTAGGTGCATTCTACGGTTATGTAACTGATGGACTGATCAGAACGGAAGAGGATTTACATGCACTTGATTATGGTTTAGCTGTTGGTCCTGGTAGCTTATACTACGGTGATGTTAAGTTTAAAGACTTAAACAATGATGGTAAAATTGATGATAAAGACGTAACTGTAATTGGTAACCCAAATCCTAAATTCACTGCCGGATTTACCAATAATTTCAACTACAAACGTTTTGATTTGTCAGTATTCTTGTACGCAAGTTACGGAGCCGACATCTTCAACTATACTCGTCGTTCAACAGAGGCAATGAACTCTCCATGGAATAATCAGGTTGCTACTGTTCTTGACAGATATTCTGCTTCTAATCCAAATGGAACCTTACCTCGCTATAACCAATGGCACAATAATAACCTTAGGATTTCTGATCGTTTTATAGAAGATGGTTCTTATTTGAGAATTCAGAATGTATCGTTAGGCTATAATTTGCCAACAAATTTGCTGAATAAGATTAAAGTAGCATCTGCAAGGGTATACTTCTCTGCTCAGAACTTGTATACATTCACTAATTACTCGGGTTATGACCCTGAGCTTGGTTTGGTAAACACTTCTGTTACTTTCCAAAATGTTGATAACGGTCATTATCCGGTACCTCGTACCTATACAATCGGTGCTAATATTGAGTTTTAG
- a CDS encoding AGE family epimerase/isomerase: protein MMVDAAKYQKELGRILSYWSTVAFDKTNDRFYGKIGNENQVDVFASLGSVLYSRILWSFCAGYKATQNEDYLQFADKAYEYLIDKFLDKEYGGVYWSLDSNGEPLDTKKQIYALSFAIYGLTEYYMVRKEEKALDVAIGLYMLIEQHSFDPVQLGYLEAFNSDWSSAGDLRLSAKDANEKKTMNTHLHILEAYTNLYRVWPESSVLKQIKQLIDVFINHIIHKETAHLQLFFDENWKSKSTIISYGHDIEASWLLLEAAEVTNDEELIAKIKEIAVQMANAAAKGLSGDGGLNYEFENGHLIEEKHWWVQAEALVGFYNAFQLTGDKVFLERFEKSWDFIEKYILDVDKGEWYWGVHSDYSLMQHEDKAGFWKCPYHNSRACIEIMRRIA from the coding sequence ATGATGGTTGATGCCGCAAAATATCAAAAAGAATTAGGACGAATCCTAAGCTATTGGAGTACAGTAGCCTTTGATAAAACGAACGACCGGTTTTATGGTAAGATTGGTAATGAAAATCAAGTTGATGTGTTTGCGTCGTTAGGTTCGGTTTTGTATTCCCGCATATTATGGTCGTTCTGTGCGGGATACAAAGCGACCCAAAATGAAGATTATCTACAGTTTGCCGATAAAGCTTATGAATACCTGATCGATAAGTTTCTAGATAAAGAATACGGAGGTGTTTACTGGTCGCTGGATTCGAATGGGGAGCCTCTTGATACTAAAAAACAGATTTATGCATTGTCGTTTGCGATTTACGGTCTTACGGAGTATTACATGGTTCGTAAGGAAGAAAAAGCGCTTGATGTGGCAATTGGTTTATATATGTTGATAGAGCAACACAGTTTTGATCCTGTTCAATTGGGTTACCTGGAAGCATTTAACAGCGATTGGTCATCTGCAGGTGACTTAAGGTTGAGTGCTAAAGATGCCAATGAGAAGAAGACCATGAACACGCACCTGCATATTCTGGAAGCTTATACCAATTTGTACAGAGTTTGGCCGGAAAGCTCGGTACTTAAACAGATTAAGCAACTCATCGACGTATTCATTAATCACATCATTCATAAGGAAACAGCACATCTTCAGTTGTTCTTCGATGAAAACTGGAAATCAAAATCAACGATCATTTCTTATGGTCATGATATTGAAGCGTCCTGGTTACTGCTGGAAGCAGCAGAGGTAACGAATGATGAAGAGTTAATCGCCAAAATCAAAGAAATAGCAGTCCAAATGGCCAATGCTGCAGCCAAAGGATTGTCAGGTGATGGCGGGTTAAATTATGAATTTGAAAACGGTCATCTCATTGAAGAAAAGCATTGGTGGGTGCAGGCAGAAGCATTGGTGGGTTTTTATAATGCATTTCAACTTACGGGAGATAAGGTTTTTCTTGAAAGATTTGAGAAGAGCTGGGATTTTATTGAAAAATACATTCTTGATGTTGACAAAGGCGAGTGGTACTGGGGAGTACATAGCGATTATTCGTTAATGCAACACGAGGATAAGGCAGGTTTCTGGAAGTGTCCATATCATAACAGTAGGGCCTGTATAGAAATCATGAGAAGAATAGCATAA
- a CDS encoding glycoside hydrolase family 130 protein — MIDFETRLQELKAAHEALVSRPNSQQELGNGIFVRYRYPVLTAAHAPLVWRFDLDQDTNPYLMERICINAAFNAGAIKWNGKYVLVARVEGADRKSFFAVAESPNGIDNFRFWEYPVNMPETANPDTNVYDIRLTAHEDGWIYGLFCTERRDPSAPEGDQSAALAQCGIARTKDLVKWERLADLKTSSPQQRNVVLHPEFVNGKYAFYTRPQDSFIEAGKGGGIGFGLSDSIENAEILEDQLLDKKQYHTVYESKNGQGPAPIKTEKGWLHLAHGVRNTAAGLRYVLYMFMTDLKDITKIIHKPAGYFIAPVGEERVGDVSNVVFSNGWIADDNGDVFIYYASSDTRMHVATTTVDQLIDYVVNTPQDGLRSAASVQQIYQLIDKNKTVKVNC; from the coding sequence ATGATAGATTTTGAAACAAGATTACAGGAGTTAAAAGCAGCTCACGAAGCTCTTGTGAGTCGGCCAAATAGTCAGCAGGAGTTGGGTAACGGAATCTTTGTACGGTACAGGTATCCGGTACTTACCGCTGCTCATGCTCCATTGGTTTGGAGGTTTGATCTGGATCAGGACACCAATCCCTATTTAATGGAGCGCATCTGTATTAATGCAGCGTTTAATGCAGGTGCAATAAAATGGAATGGAAAGTATGTGTTGGTGGCCCGTGTAGAAGGTGCTGACCGTAAATCATTTTTTGCTGTTGCTGAAAGTCCGAATGGCATCGATAATTTTCGGTTTTGGGAGTATCCGGTAAATATGCCTGAAACAGCGAATCCCGATACCAATGTTTATGATATTCGTTTAACTGCTCATGAAGATGGGTGGATCTATGGATTATTCTGTACAGAACGTCGTGATCCGTCGGCTCCTGAGGGTGACCAGTCGGCTGCATTAGCTCAATGCGGTATTGCGCGGACTAAGGATCTGGTAAAATGGGAGCGTCTGGCCGATTTAAAAACAAGTTCACCACAGCAACGGAATGTAGTGTTGCATCCTGAATTTGTGAATGGGAAATATGCCTTCTACACCCGTCCGCAAGATAGTTTTATCGAAGCTGGCAAAGGAGGAGGGATTGGGTTCGGTTTATCTGATTCAATTGAAAATGCAGAAATCCTGGAAGATCAACTGCTGGATAAAAAGCAGTATCACACTGTTTATGAGTCTAAAAACGGGCAAGGGCCAGCTCCGATAAAAACGGAAAAAGGTTGGCTGCATTTGGCTCATGGAGTTCGGAATACTGCTGCAGGCTTGCGTTATGTTTTATACATGTTCATGACAGATTTAAAAGATATCACCAAAATCATTCACAAGCCGGCAGGTTACTTTATTGCTCCTGTTGGTGAAGAGCGTGTTGGTGATGTTTCAAATGTGGTGTTTAGTAATGGATGGATCGCTGATGATAATGGTGATGTATTTATTTATTACGCCTCGTCAGATACACGTATGCATGTAGCTACAACAACTGTCGATCAACTGATTGATTATGTAGTGAACACTCCGCAAGACGGTCTTCGCTCTGCAGCTTCTGTTCAGCAGATTTATCAGTTGATTGATAAAAATAAAACGGTAAAAGTTAATTGTTAA
- a CDS encoding sodium:solute symporter family protein codes for MKLQFIDIAIIVVYLLTTVVIGLWYRKKARENKESYLMGGKSLPWYKLGLSDASDMFDISGTMWMVSLCFVYGMKSIWIPWLWPVFNQVFLMMFLSKWLRRSNANTGAEWLATRFGSVGKGVGLSHKVVIAFALLSCLGFLAYGFVGLGKFVEIFLPWDMVRPYVPFEVAPQYVAHFYGIVFTLFAMFYSILGGMHSIVLGDMIKYAIMTVACFSIAIIAVINLRGNELNVPQEWYSPFFGAHLDMDWSKIIADVNEKIKSDGYSLFGIFFMMMTFKGIFAALAGPAPNYDMQKILSTRSPREASKMSGFVSIILLPIRYSLVIGLTVLGLLHYHQMNLKGVDGVIDFERILPATINNFLPTGLIGLVLTGLLGAFMGTFSGTLNAAQAYIVNDIYLKYINPNASTKKVISMNYLVGVLVVAVGVFLGFFAKDVNSILQWIVSALYGGYIAANVLKWYWWRFNANGFFWGMLTGIVSALVFTRFFEGIEFLYFFPVLFLLSLTGSIVGTLAAPPTDIEVLKKFYRTVRPWGFWKPIHDLVVADDPSFVGNKNFGRDMFNVVLGVTAQLCLTILPMYLVLMMKLPLLVTILILTVIVLILKRTWWDKLED; via the coding sequence ATGAAACTTCAATTCATTGACATAGCAATCATCGTTGTGTATCTGCTTACTACGGTGGTTATCGGGCTGTGGTACAGAAAAAAAGCGAGAGAAAACAAAGAAAGTTATTTAATGGGCGGTAAGTCGCTGCCATGGTACAAGTTGGGGCTAAGCGATGCCTCAGACATGTTTGATATCAGCGGTACCATGTGGATGGTGAGCCTTTGTTTTGTGTACGGTATGAAAAGTATCTGGATTCCCTGGCTATGGCCGGTGTTTAACCAGGTGTTTTTAATGATGTTCTTATCAAAATGGCTACGCAGATCAAATGCCAATACGGGTGCTGAATGGCTGGCAACACGTTTTGGATCTGTTGGCAAAGGTGTAGGCCTATCACATAAGGTGGTAATCGCATTTGCCTTGTTAAGTTGTCTGGGTTTCCTTGCTTACGGGTTTGTTGGATTAGGAAAGTTTGTGGAGATATTTCTTCCATGGGATATGGTAAGACCCTATGTTCCTTTTGAAGTAGCACCGCAGTATGTCGCTCATTTTTATGGAATTGTATTTACCCTTTTTGCTATGTTTTATTCCATTCTTGGAGGTATGCACAGCATTGTGTTGGGTGATATGATAAAATACGCAATTATGACTGTTGCTTGTTTTTCAATTGCCATTATAGCCGTTATCAATTTAAGAGGAAACGAATTAAACGTACCACAAGAGTGGTATAGCCCATTCTTTGGAGCGCACCTCGACATGGACTGGTCGAAGATCATTGCCGATGTGAATGAAAAAATAAAAAGTGACGGCTATTCATTGTTCGGTATTTTCTTTATGATGATGACCTTCAAAGGGATTTTTGCCGCACTAGCTGGTCCTGCTCCGAATTACGATATGCAAAAAATCCTGTCAACGCGCTCGCCAAGAGAGGCTAGTAAAATGAGCGGTTTTGTTTCCATTATTTTATTGCCGATTCGTTATTCGTTGGTAATTGGTTTAACCGTTTTAGGTTTGCTTCATTACCACCAAATGAACTTAAAAGGTGTTGATGGAGTAATTGATTTTGAACGTATTCTTCCCGCTACCATCAATAATTTCTTACCTACCGGTTTAATTGGTTTGGTGTTAACAGGTTTGTTAGGCGCATTTATGGGCACCTTCAGCGGTACGTTAAATGCAGCACAAGCTTACATCGTAAATGATATTTACCTGAAATACATTAATCCAAACGCTTCAACCAAAAAGGTAATCTCCATGAACTACCTGGTAGGGGTGTTAGTAGTTGCTGTTGGAGTGTTTTTAGGATTCTTTGCAAAGGATGTAAACAGTATCCTTCAATGGATAGTGTCAGCTTTATATGGTGGATACATTGCTGCAAACGTACTAAAATGGTACTGGTGGCGATTTAATGCCAACGGATTCTTCTGGGGAATGTTAACCGGTATTGTTTCCGCATTGGTATTTACCCGCTTCTTCGAAGGAATCGAATTCCTTTATTTCTTCCCTGTTTTATTCTTATTGTCACTTACCGGGTCAATTGTTGGCACGCTGGCAGCTCCTCCTACAGATATCGAAGTGTTAAAGAAATTTTACCGCACTGTTCGTCCATGGGGTTTCTGGAAGCCTATTCATGATCTGGTAGTAGCCGATGATCCTTCTTTTGTGGGCAATAAAAACTTTGGCAGAGATATGTTCAACGTGGTTTTAGGCGTAACTGCACAATTGTGCTTAACCATTTTGCCTATGTACCTCGTGTTAATGATGAAACTTCCATTATTAGTAACCATTCTGATTCTTACAGTAATTGTGTTGATCCTGAAAAGAACCTGGTGGGATAAGTTGGAAGATTAA
- a CDS encoding glycoside hydrolase family 26 protein → MKHLKKIALSVIAASVLSASCTAQKVVTADKKASAKTQALYANLQKLTDTYTLFGHQDDLAYGVGWKFENGRSDVKSVIGSYPAVYGWDIGHIELDSLKELDGVPFEMSRRFMVQVYERGGINTISWHSTNPVNGKSAWDTTEHSVKQLIPGGAKHTAFKNSLDKVAKFLVSLKTADGTMVPVIFRPFHEHTGSWFWWCKNTCTPEEFKSLWRFTVDYLTKTKKLNNLLFSYSSADFNSKEDFLEYYPGDEYIDVVGFDIYCFDNQEFFKAKLDKQLAILQEVAKEHHKIPALTETGYERVPMANWWTETLLPVLSKYNMAYALMWRNDRKEHFYAPYPGQVSADDFIRFYNHPKIMFQDKLTPLKIYK, encoded by the coding sequence ATGAAACACCTAAAAAAAATAGCTTTATCTGTAATTGCTGCTTCAGTGTTAAGTGCTTCATGCACAGCTCAAAAGGTGGTTACGGCCGATAAAAAAGCAAGTGCTAAAACGCAAGCGTTGTATGCTAATCTTCAAAAATTGACGGATACTTATACATTATTTGGTCATCAGGATGATCTTGCTTACGGTGTTGGATGGAAATTTGAAAATGGCCGCTCTGATGTGAAAAGTGTCATAGGTTCCTATCCAGCTGTTTATGGCTGGGATATCGGACATATAGAACTGGATAGTCTCAAAGAACTGGATGGTGTTCCTTTTGAAATGAGCCGGAGATTTATGGTTCAAGTTTATGAACGCGGCGGTATTAATACCATCAGCTGGCATTCAACGAATCCGGTAAATGGAAAATCAGCTTGGGACACTACCGAGCACTCGGTTAAGCAACTGATCCCTGGCGGAGCAAAACATACAGCTTTTAAAAATAGCCTTGATAAAGTTGCCAAATTCCTAGTCAGCCTAAAAACTGCTGACGGAACGATGGTTCCTGTAATTTTCCGCCCTTTTCACGAGCATACCGGAAGTTGGTTTTGGTGGTGTAAGAATACTTGTACTCCCGAAGAGTTTAAGTCGCTCTGGAGATTTACTGTTGACTATTTAACGAAAACAAAGAAGCTGAATAACCTGCTTTTCTCCTACTCTTCGGCTGATTTTAATTCCAAAGAAGATTTCCTGGAGTATTATCCTGGTGATGAATATATAGATGTAGTAGGTTTTGATATCTATTGCTTCGACAATCAGGAGTTCTTTAAGGCAAAATTAGACAAGCAACTGGCGATTCTGCAGGAGGTGGCAAAAGAACATCATAAAATTCCGGCATTAACAGAAACCGGTTACGAACGTGTTCCGATGGCAAACTGGTGGACAGAAACTTTGTTGCCAGTTCTTTCGAAATACAATATGGCGTATGCATTAATGTGGAGGAACGACCGTAAAGAGCATTTTTATGCACCTTATCCCGGCCAGGTAAGTGCTGATGATTTTATTCGGTTTTATAATCATCCCAAAATAATGTTTCAGGATAAACTAACGCCGTTAAAAATTTATAAGTAA
- a CDS encoding AraC family transcriptional regulator produces the protein MNNNIIREITPLTQNDCFTIFSRTKKEFDFPLHYHEEYELNLILNAKGAKRIVGDHIDIIDDAELVFVGSNLCHAWFTHQCESEEITEVTIQFHKDLFDAKLMKRNQLSLIRNMFERSQKGILFSPETIERLKPRILTLNQKSGFDSVLELLSILHDLSSSRNMRTLSDASFSNEQFNYNSRRIEKVFEYMNNNYNKQITLAEVSKIASMPEVSFSRFVKKRTGNTFIDSLNEIRLGHATRMLIDSTQTVAEIAYKCGFNNISNFNRIFKKKKNCTPKEFRDSFSGTRIFI, from the coding sequence ATGAATAATAACATCATCAGAGAAATAACACCGTTAACGCAGAACGATTGCTTCACCATTTTCTCACGGACTAAGAAAGAATTCGACTTCCCGTTGCATTATCATGAGGAGTACGAGCTAAACTTAATATTAAATGCAAAAGGTGCAAAGCGAATAGTTGGCGATCACATTGATATTATTGATGATGCCGAACTGGTTTTTGTGGGATCAAACCTTTGTCATGCCTGGTTTACTCATCAATGTGAGAGTGAAGAAATTACGGAGGTAACCATTCAGTTCCATAAAGATCTGTTTGATGCTAAACTGATGAAACGTAACCAGCTTAGTTTAATACGAAATATGTTTGAACGTTCTCAAAAAGGCATTTTGTTTTCACCTGAAACTATTGAACGCTTAAAACCCCGAATTTTAACGCTTAATCAAAAAAGTGGATTCGACTCGGTGTTAGAGTTATTGTCTATCCTGCACGATCTTTCTTCATCAAGAAACATGCGCACATTATCGGATGCCAGTTTTAGTAATGAGCAGTTTAATTACAACAGCCGCCGAATTGAGAAAGTGTTTGAGTACATGAATAATAACTACAATAAGCAAATTACGCTTGCGGAGGTTTCAAAAATTGCAAGCATGCCGGAGGTTTCATTTAGCAGGTTTGTTAAAAAACGGACAGGGAATACCTTTATAGACAGTTTGAACGAAATCCGCCTGGGACATGCCACCCGTATGCTGATCGACAGTACCCAAACAGTTGCAGAAATTGCTTATAAATGCGGGTTCAATAACATATCAAACTTCAACCGTATCTTCAAGAAAAAGAAAAACTGCACCCCTAAAGAATTCAGGGATAGTTTTTCAGGAACCAGGATATTTATTTAG
- a CDS encoding Fur family transcriptional regulator — protein MQRRNTPAKQEILLMLQDAHSALSQDMIEQQMKGTVDRVTIYRVLNSFCEDGIVHKIVSDEGKNYFALCTECKEGHHDHDHFHFRCLKCNKVECMSEHVIFKLPAGYTAQNVNCWISGVCDRCA, from the coding sequence ATGCAACGAAGAAACACACCTGCTAAGCAAGAAATATTGTTGATGCTTCAAGATGCCCATTCGGCATTAAGTCAGGATATGATTGAGCAGCAAATGAAAGGAACAGTGGATAGGGTTACTATTTATCGGGTTTTAAATAGTTTTTGTGAAGATGGTATTGTGCATAAAATCGTTTCGGATGAAGGGAAAAACTACTTTGCCTTATGTACCGAATGCAAGGAAGGCCATCACGATCATGATCATTTTCACTTCAGGTGCCTGAAATGCAATAAAGTGGAATGTATGAGCGAACATGTTATTTTTAAACTGCCTGCTGGTTATACAGCGCAAAATGTTAATTGTTGGATTTCGGGAGTTTGTGATAGGTGTGCTTAA